CGACGCAGTAAGCGCTGGGTTCACTTTGAAGGAAGGAGACGTCGCAACCTTCGCAATTCATCAAGTAAAACCGGGTGAGGGGTGCGGACTCCAATTGTCAGAAGAGTCCGAGCATGAACGTTTTAAAAAGACGATTGAATTTTGGCGGCATTGGATTTCGAAATGCACGTACAAAGGAAGATGGCGTGAGGTGGTGCATCGTTCCGCGCTCGTTTTGAAACTTTTAACTTTTGAACCAAGCGGAGCGATTGTGGCTGCTCCTACTTGTAGCCTTCCTGAATTTGTAGGCGGCACAAGGAACTGGGATTACCGTTATACATGGATTCGGGATGCTGCTTTCACATTGTACGGGCTTCTTCGCATTGGCTTCAAAGAAGAAGCCGGACAATTTATGCGCTGGCTGGAAACGACTTGCCATGACCTTAAGCCGGGCGAACCATTGCAAATTATGTATGGTATCGACGGACGCCGCTCACTGACCGAAGAAACACTCGATCATTTCGAAGGATACATGGGATCCAGACCTGTGCGTATCGGCAACGACGCTTACAATCAACTTCAGCTCGATATCTATGGCGAATTGATGGATTCAGTTTACCTGTTTAACAAATACGGAACGCCGATCTCATACGATCTTTGGAGACGGCTGCGCAACCTCGTGAACTGGGTTTGCGATAACTGGCAATTGAAAGATGAAGGCATCTGGGAGGTGCGCGGCGGCCGTCAGCATTTTGTATATTCAAAACTCATGTGCTGGGTGGCCGTGGATCGAGGCTTGAGGCTGGCGGATAAACGCTCATTCCCAGCGGACCGTGCCCGATGGGAAGTTACCAGGGATCAAATCTACGAAGAGCTCATGAGCAAAGGATGGGATCCACAGCGAAAGGCTTTTATTCAATACTATGGAAGTCATACATTGGACGCAGCCAACCTTATCATGCCTCTTGTTTTTTTCATGTCTCCAACAGATCCTCGCATGTTGAATACACTGAAAGCGATAAACAAAACTCCCCAGGAAGGAGGTCTTGTTTCCAACAGCCTTGTTTATAGGTACAGCCTCAAAGACTATCACGATGGTATTGCCGGTGACGAAGGAACTTTTAACATGTGTACTTTCTGGTTGGTGGAAGCTTTGACTCGCGCCGGGCAGGGCGATAGATCTTATCTGGATCAGGCGCGCTTGATTTTCGAGAAGATGCTGAGCTACTCAAATCATTTGGGACTATTCGCGGAGCAGACTGGTCAAGGCGGCGGAGCGCTTGGAAACTTTCCACAAGCATTTACGCATCTGGCTCTTATCAGCGCTGCATTCAATCTGGATCGAGCTCTAGGCGGACTGGATTGATGATGAATTCTTTTGTTTCAAAATCATATTCAGGAATGTGTGGAGTACGTAAGGCTGACCTTACCGGACTGCAACGGTTTCGTTTCTACAAATTTCAGCGCATGACGCTCTTTCACATCTTTGAACAGCGCCTTTCCTCCCCCCAAAAGAAGCGGGTTGACCATCAGCCGGAGCTCATCGATAAGACTCAGATTCAACAGACTGGATACTGTGGTTGCACCGCCTACAACGTAAATGTTCTTACCCGGCTGCTGTTTGAGTTTTCTGATTTCTTCCGCATCTCGAATGATCCGTGTAGGCTTCCATTCAACTTTGTCCAGCGTTTCGGAAAGGACAATGTGAGGCGTCTTATCGGCGAGGCGTGCATACATAATTTCGTTCTTGGAAGCGGGCCGTCCACTGAGGGGCAAGAGGCCGGTGGGGTTAGCCAGGACTGAGAGCCAGTATTGTTCATAGCCCGGATACATAACACGGCCCAGGATGAAGGTATCTACTTGAGCGAGCATGTCAAAGACGTCTCTCCATGTTTCTTCATCTTCGGCCATCGCCCAATCCAATTCTCTGTTCGGTCCTTCGATGAATCCATCCACTGAAGTTTGTAACGCTGCAATTATTTTTCTCATTATTTGACCTCTACTAAATAGTCGTTTCGAGGATTCCTGAATCGACAGGCAATTTCGAAGTTTTGCTTGTTTTGTGGGATACTGAAAATAAAGCCACCGGTAGAGCTATGAAATTTTTACTGATGTGTTACTTTAGCGAGGATCTCTGGGGAAAAATTCCTGAAACGCAGCGCAACGATATCATGCAACAGTACGGCGCGCTTTTAAAGGAAACAGTGAAAAGCGGCCACCTCCTGGATGGAGCGATGCTCGCTCGCAGTCACATGGCAACCACTGTTCGCAGGCAAGCCGGTAAACCGGTGATCACGGATGGCCCATTTGCGGAAACGAAAGAGCAGCTGGGAGGGTATCACCTGATGGAGTGTAAAGACATGGAGGAGGCGATTTCTATCGCTCTTCGAATTCCAACACTTCCCTTTGGTGGCACGATTGAGATACGTGCTGTGGAGTTATCTGAGGTCTGAACTTTTCCGTTCTATTTGTGTTACCGGCAACCCCGGGCGTTTATTGGCACGCAGAAGCGCGTTCGAGAAGGAGCTCACGCTCGCGTTCGTTTCTAGTGAGGGACGCTGCTCGTTTGAACTCAGCGTGCGCCTCATCCGACCGGCCGAGTTTTGCGAGCAGATCACCGCGCACGGTGGGTAAGAGATGATAAGACTTGAGTGAAGGCTCTATGATCAGCGCATCCACCAGTTCCAGGCCTGCAGCCGGACCAAACGCCACAGCAACTGCAACTGCGCGATTCAGCTTCACAATGGGAGAGGGCTCGGCGGAAGAAACAGACTGGAGGCGAATCGCGGCACTCTACGATGGTCTTGCACAGATCGGCAATCAATTCCTTCGATTCCGTTAAAGGACCATCGGTTACAACGAGCTTCCCTTCAGACAATTTCACTCGTGCGCCCTTTGAGCTTGGTAAACAACCTTCTGTCGCGAGCAACACGCCTGCTTTTGTCATCTCATCGATTAATTTTCCCATTGCAGCCATCTCCTCATTGCTGGGTGGACGGCCATTTTCACCCTTAGCCGGTTTGTACACACATAAGTATC
The DNA window shown above is from bacterium and carries:
- a CDS encoding glycoside hydrolase family 15 protein, which encodes MAYQPIENYGVIGNMRTAALVCIDGSIDWYCFPFFDSPSIFAAILDDKKGGTFRIAPSSENITYKQFYWPDTNILISRFHSPDGMAEVIDYMPAGEAATESGNHELVRRINVVHGSLAFRVYCKPAFNYGRDEHSIEIMENGACFHSAELSMALTSAIPLKKDGDAVSAGFTLKEGDVATFAIHQVKPGEGCGLQLSEESEHERFKKTIEFWRHWISKCTYKGRWREVVHRSALVLKLLTFEPSGAIVAAPTCSLPEFVGGTRNWDYRYTWIRDAAFTLYGLLRIGFKEEAGQFMRWLETTCHDLKPGEPLQIMYGIDGRRSLTEETLDHFEGYMGSRPVRIGNDAYNQLQLDIYGELMDSVYLFNKYGTPISYDLWRRLRNLVNWVCDNWQLKDEGIWEVRGGRQHFVYSKLMCWVAVDRGLRLADKRSFPADRARWEVTRDQIYEELMSKGWDPQRKAFIQYYGSHTLDAANLIMPLVFFMSPTDPRMLNTLKAINKTPQEGGLVSNSLVYRYSLKDYHDGIAGDEGTFNMCTFWLVEALTRAGQGDRSYLDQARLIFEKMLSYSNHLGLFAEQTGQGGGALGNFPQAFTHLALISAAFNLDRALGGLD
- a CDS encoding dihydrofolate reductase family protein — encoded protein: MRKIIAALQTSVDGFIEGPNRELDWAMAEDEETWRDVFDMLAQVDTFILGRVMYPGYEQYWLSVLANPTGLLPLSGRPASKNEIMYARLADKTPHIVLSETLDKVEWKPTRIIRDAEEIRKLKQQPGKNIYVVGGATTVSSLLNLSLIDELRLMVNPLLLGGGKALFKDVKERHALKFVETKPLQSGKVSLTYSTHS
- a CDS encoding YciI family protein; the protein is MKFLLMCYFSEDLWGKIPETQRNDIMQQYGALLKETVKSGHLLDGAMLARSHMATTVRRQAGKPVITDGPFAETKEQLGGYHLMECKDMEEAISIALRIPTLPFGGTIEIRAVELSEV